From a region of the Chitinophagaceae bacterium genome:
- the rluF gene encoding 23S rRNA pseudouridine(2604) synthase RluF — MEKQNQDSISLNKYISSTGICSRREADQMIKDGHVSINREIAKTGNRVFEGDIVKIKGKLLKSKPKAVYIAYNKPVGIVSTTDSKEPKNIIKSINYPQRLFPVGRLDKQSQGLIFLTNDGDIVNKILRAGNNHEKEYIVSVRQKIDDQFINRMSNGIPILGTVTKKCKVQKINDFTFKIILVQGLNRQIRRMCEYLGYDVTKLKRIRIMHITLGNLKPGEWRAFTQKEINTIQKLIAVSSKTV; from the coding sequence GTGGAAAAGCAGAATCAGGATTCAATCAGTTTAAATAAATATATCAGCAGCACCGGAATATGCTCCAGAAGAGAGGCTGACCAAATGATAAAAGACGGCCACGTCAGCATTAACAGGGAAATAGCCAAAACCGGCAACCGGGTGTTTGAAGGCGATATCGTAAAAATTAAGGGTAAACTTTTAAAATCAAAACCCAAAGCCGTTTATATCGCCTATAACAAACCCGTCGGCATTGTGAGTACTACCGACTCAAAAGAACCTAAAAATATCATTAAGAGCATCAACTATCCGCAGAGGTTATTTCCTGTCGGCCGCCTGGACAAACAGTCACAGGGTCTTATTTTTTTAACTAATGACGGGGATATCGTAAATAAAATTCTGAGAGCCGGTAATAATCACGAAAAAGAGTATATCGTAAGTGTTCGCCAAAAAATAGACGATCAATTTATCAATAGAATGAGTAACGGAATTCCAATTTTAGGCACCGTTACCAAAAAATGTAAAGTCCAAAAAATCAACGATTTTACCTTTAAAATCATACTGGTACAAGGACTGAACAGACAAATCAGAAGAATGTGTGAGTACCTCGGCTATGATGTAACTAAACTCAAACGCATTCGAATTATGCACATTACATTAGGGAATCTAAAGCCCGGAGAATGGAGAGCATTTACTCAAAAAGAAATCAATACCATCCAAAAACTGATTGCCGTTTCCTCTAAAACAGTTTAA
- the sbcD gene encoding exonuclease subunit SbcD, translated as MKILHTSDWHIGKQLHKIDLSEDIQLFFDWLTELIQKEKIDVLLMSGDLFDQANPSQHALRQYYTFLKKMLHLRCKVIITGGNHDSPLVLNAPKDILDALDIHVIGGATSDIKDIFIKVEKGGEQLVVAGVPFLRDKDIRKAAPGESYEDKIEQLRAGMETYFEEVNQYYTQHYDGIPFIIMAHLFAQGAVVSDSEREIQIGNQAGIESRIFGNKANYIALGHIHKPQSAGHEHIRYCGSPIPLSFSEKEDKKEVIIINIDKEKFDFSRLEVPRFRNLVLIKGDLESVKSKIEDYNSETPLADLAEIIVTEENESSTIISEYEEMITSEENVNLQLIKFKLVFKNAIEGTSSLLSEADDISSYKPMQLFEKRLEQEADLADVGQLKNAFREILSEIHEKE; from the coding sequence ATGAAAATTCTACATACTTCTGACTGGCACATTGGCAAACAACTCCATAAAATTGATTTATCTGAAGATATTCAGCTATTTTTTGACTGGCTGACTGAGTTGATTCAAAAAGAAAAGATTGATGTTTTGCTTATGTCCGGGGATTTGTTTGATCAGGCAAATCCTTCACAGCATGCGCTAAGGCAGTATTATACGTTTTTAAAAAAGATGCTGCACCTCCGTTGTAAAGTGATTATCACGGGCGGAAATCATGATTCTCCTTTGGTTTTAAATGCTCCCAAAGATATATTAGATGCTTTGGACATTCATGTAATTGGAGGAGCTACTTCAGACATTAAAGATATTTTTATTAAAGTTGAAAAAGGGGGTGAGCAGCTAGTTGTGGCAGGGGTTCCTTTTTTGAGGGATAAAGATATCCGAAAAGCTGCTCCGGGCGAATCTTATGAGGATAAAATAGAACAATTACGCGCCGGAATGGAAACTTATTTTGAAGAAGTGAATCAATATTACACACAGCATTACGATGGCATTCCGTTTATAATTATGGCTCATTTATTTGCTCAGGGTGCCGTGGTTTCAGATAGCGAACGTGAAATCCAAATTGGTAATCAGGCCGGTATAGAGTCTCGTATTTTTGGTAATAAAGCAAATTATATTGCTTTGGGTCATATTCACAAGCCCCAAAGTGCCGGTCATGAGCATATTCGATACTGTGGCTCACCGATTCCCTTAAGTTTTAGTGAAAAAGAAGACAAAAAAGAAGTAATCATAATTAATATCGACAAGGAAAAGTTTGATTTTTCGAGACTTGAAGTGCCCCGATTTCGGAATTTAGTTTTGATAAAGGGAGATTTAGAAAGTGTGAAAAGCAAAATTGAGGATTATAATTCTGAAACGCCCTTAGCAGATTTGGCAGAGATAATTGTGACAGAAGAAAATGAAAGTAGTACTATCATTAGTGAATATGAAGAGATGATCACATCCGAAGAAAATGTAAACCTTCAGTTAATAAAATTCAAGCTCGTTTTTAAAAATGCAATTGAAGGTACATCAAGCTTGCTGTCTGAGGCTGATGATATTTCTTCTTACAAACCTATGCAGTTATTTGAAAAAAGACTGGAGCAGGAAGCTGATTTAGCGGATGTCGGGCAATTAAAAAATGCTTTCAGAGAGATTTTATCCGAAATTCATGAAAAAGAATAA